Proteins encoded by one window of Anomaloglossus baeobatrachus isolate aAnoBae1 unplaced genomic scaffold, aAnoBae1.hap1 Scaffold_133, whole genome shotgun sequence:
- the LOC142260573 gene encoding lanosterol synthase-like, producing the protein MSEGTCLRRRGGPYKSDPATDLTRWRLSCTEGRQCWRYVEGDDRPQSALEVHSLGLDTSEFLKDLPKANTAQDGAENGLTFYSALQAEDGHWAGDYGGPLFLMPGLLIVCHVTQTPLPDATKKEMVRYLRSVQLPDGGWGLHIEDKSTVFGTALSYTSLRLLGVSQDDPDMTRARNNLHSKGGAIGIPSWGKFWLSVLNVYSWEGMNTLFPEMWLLPQWFPAHPSTIWCHCRQVYLPMSYCYATRLSAREDNLIRSLRQELYVQEYSSINWPAQRNCVAACDLYTPHSILLDFAYVLLNAYEAYHIPALRRRAVHELYDHVTADDRFTKCISIGPISKVINMMVRWHVDGPESPSFREHVDRIPDYLW; encoded by the exons ATGAGCGAGGGGAC GTGTCTGCGCAGAAGGGGGGGTCCTTACAAGAGCGATCCAGCCACAGACCTCACCCGCTGGCGCCTGTCCTGTACGGAGGGCAGACAGTGTTGGCGCTATGTGGAGGGAGACGACCGTCCACAATCCGCCCTGGAGGTGCACTCGCTGGGGCTGGACACG AGTGAATTTTTAAAAGACTTACCCAAGGCGAATACGGCCCAGGATGGAGCAGAAAATGGACTAACATTTTATTCTGCCTTACAAGCGGAGGATGGCCATTGGGCTGGGGATTATGGCGGCCCACTGTTCTTGATGCCAG GTCTGCTGATTGTATGCCACGTGACACAGACGCCCCTCCCTGACGCTACCAAGAAGGAGATGGTGCGGTACCTGCGATCTGTGCAGCTGCCTGATGGCGGATGGGGCCT GCATATTGAAGATAAGAGCACTGTGTTTGGCACGGCGCTCAGTTACACCTCTTTGCGACTTCTCGGAGTGTCACAGGATGACCCAGATATGACCCGCGCCCGCAACAATCTTCatagtaagg GAGGTGCCATTGGTATTCCTTCTTGGGGGAAATTTTGGCTATCTGTGCTGAATGTGTACAGTTGGGAGGGAATGAACACTCTATTCCCAGAGATGTG GCTTCTTCCCCAGTGGTTCCCTGCTCACCCCAGCACCATATGGTGTCACTGCCGTCAGGTTTACTTACCCATGAGTTACTGCTATGCTACACGTCTGAGTGCCCGTGAGGATAACTTGATCCGCAGCTTGAGACAA GAGCTGTACGTGCAGGAATATAGCAGTATAAATTGGCCGGCACAGAGGAACTGTGTTGCTGCTTGTGACCTGTATACACCGCACAGTATCTTACTGGACTTTGCCTATG TCCTGTTGAATGCATACGAGGCGTACCACATTCCTGCTCTTCGCCGGCGTGCTGTGCATGAATTATATGACCATGTAACAGCAGATGACCGCTTTACCAAGTGTATCAGCATTGGTCCA ATCTCTAAAGTGATTAATATGATGGTCCGTTGGCATGTAGATGGACCAGAATCTCCATCATTCCGGGAACATGTAGATCGCATCCCTGATTACCTTTGGTAA